The stretch of DNA CCACCCGGATGTCCTGAATTCGCTTTTTCTACCATAGCTACAGCTAATGCTCTAATATTATCTGCCGCTTGCTGATCAATTGTTCTGTTCATTTTAAAATTATGGTTTACGTTTAATTTTACTTAATAGATTCCCAAAAATTAATTAAAGAAAAACATAGATTTTTATCTAAAAAATTCTCCTTTAACATAGTGGAAAAATATATTTTGCAAATATATAACCTTTAACCTGTTAGGTATTATTAAAATTGAATAATTTAATAACAACTGTTAATATGTTTGTTAAACGTATACTTTCTCTTAAGTAATAACTATAAATAATATGTTCTATGAATAAAAATAATATGTTTTGTCATTCAGAGCACAGCGAAGAATCTCATCATGTTCGGATCAAATGAAAACAAAGGATACACATATAACTATTACGCTTATATACTAATACTTATATACTAATAACCAATGAAACGAAAAGGAGTTTCAGATTCTTCAGTCGTTCCTCCTTCTGAATGACATAATGACTTCATTTTTCATGGGAGCAGTGTCATTCAGAGCATTCCGACAGTTGTCGGAGTCGAAGAATCTCACAATCTGATTTGCCTAATGGGATTCCTCCTTCGTCGGAATGACAAAATTGACACATTCTATCCATAATTTACTGACATTCCCCGGCAGGCAGTAAATCTCATAATTATAAGATTTCTCAAGTTTTCTTGACAACTAACTAACATTTACTCCTAAAGGCTAATTATTTTCCATGACTCCCATTAACTCTATAGAGAAGTTATCTTTTGCCTGTATATAGGCCGCTTTAGGAATAATAGTCGCTCCCACTTTTTTCTTCTCAAAGGATGCTGTCATACCAAAATCTATCTTTTTAAACCCAAGTTTGGTAGCTCGTTTGATTGTTTGATACAATAGCTGTCTATAAATCTGATGTTCATCGGTATAATTGTAATTCATACCAATAAAGGCAGGCGTATATGTCTCTCCCATATTTTTGTAACAAAACATAACCCCCACCGGAACATGTGAGTTCCCTTCGTTAAATGCCTCTTTTAAATACAACGTTAAAAACTCCCAATTAGGATGCTGCGACATCATTGTAAACAGCTTTTTCGGTAAGGGAAACATATTCAAAGCAAGATTATGCTTATTCACATTGTTATACAACTCGTAAAATTGATCTATTTGTTTTCGATTAGGTCCATCATTGTATACGACCTTAAAATGGTCTTCATAAGGTTTGATATCTTTTTTAAAGTGTTTTCTGGAGCGTGTGGATAATGACTCCGGATATTCATCCATGGTTTTCCAATAAAGGTCAAGTATTTGACACGAATCAGGCATTACTGTCTTAATGAACCCTTGTTGATGAAATAATTGACTAAGTTCATCATCGTGTTCAAAATCTCTTAACACCAACCAATTTGAGTTACATTGTTGCTCCAGATCTTCAATTTTATCTAACATCTGTTTCATTGCTAATTTCCAATGTGGATGAGATTTATCCAAATACAGATGTTCTCCTTCCGTAAACGGCGACCCCATACCCAACACTTTAGAAGTTAGATAATAAGGATCATTTTTTCGTATTTTCTCTAATTTAATAGAAACAGAAATTGGTGCAAGCATATCTTCTTTCCAAAGAGCATACGTAAAAAATGTAGCTAGTATAGGGGTATTCATTTCATCTTTAATTATGATATAGTGAAAGTCCCAGTTATTTTCATCACGCTCATTTTTCGTAAAAACGTTTTCAAGAAAAAGTAGGCCATCCCAATCAAAAGCGCCTTGTTTCCCCATAAGGTTGTTCCATTCATCTTTATCGATGTGTTGAATGGTGTTTTCATATCCAATACAAAATTCTTCAACGATCTGCTTTTTTGGCACCTCATTTAAAATGGGTAGTTTAAAAGCTATCCGTACTTTATCCGGAGTGGTATAGGTCTCTTCTAAAGCTTTTGGGTAATGATAAACCATAGCATCTACCAGACTTTTTATTTCTTCTGCCTGGTTATGTCTGGAAATAGTAATTCTCACGCCAGTATTCTTTACGGGTACTGCTGGAAATATTCCTAAATTCACAAAAAACCCTTCTTTCATCAATCTATTCACAAAATTATATCCAGTAATAGGCATTCCAGTACCTATATAGAATACCGGTGAATTATTTTGTTCAACTAAAGGCAAATCTGTATTTGCTAATAATGTATTAAACAACGTAATGCGCTCTAACAACTCATTTTGAAGCATATAAATCTCAGGAGAAAGATGAATATCGACGGACGCAATAGCTGCAGCAACAGAAGCAGGTTCTAATTGAGCTGAAAAAGTTAAAGGGCCTCCAAAGGTTTTAATTTTATGGTATCTTTTCTTATCAGTGCATACAGCAACTGCCCCACTAGCTCCAAAAGTTTTGCTTAACGTTCCAAACAATAATACATTATCGGGTAATTCATCCAGTTTACTAAGTACATAACCCGTTCCATTTCTACCTGCCCAGCTCATTCCGTGAACATCATCTAAATACAGGTGTAATTGTGGATATTTATTACATAGCTGCATAAGCTCATTTATGGGAGCAACATCTCCATACATAGAATAAACACCGTCTGCCATATACCAGATCTTTTTGTATTTAGAAGATAATTTTTTTATTTTATCTTCCAACATGCCCAGATGGCTGTGTCTAATCATCTCAATAGGTACACTACGGGTTTTAAGCACATTAGATGCGCTTTGCACACTCCAATGTACCTGATGATCTAAAATAATAGCATCTCCATCATTAACAACACTGGGAATAACTCCAAGATGCCCAAGCGTACTATTTTTTGTAATAATAACAGGAGCATTATACAACTGTGTCACTTTCTCTTCAAGTTTGCGATATAACGGATTTGAAATATAGCTTTTAGAAAGCGGAAACTGTGTTCCATATTTATAAATAGCATCCATGGCAGCTTCTTTTAAACGCTTGTCCTGTTCCAGACCTAAATAGCCTGTTGTTCCGAAATGAAAAAGATCTTTTTGCTTTACTCTTATTTTTCTACCCGTAAAACTATCTCCCTCTGCGTATAAATGTAATACGCCTTGTTTTTTTGCATCTGTAAATACCTCATTAACGGTATCCAAAAAGTTATTGTGCTTAATTTTTGCCATTTAATGGTACATTAGAAGGTTAGCGAAATTTAGATGAAGTTAGAGAAACCCATAAATTCGATTCATGGAAGCATATAAAACTATGAAAATTTATAACCTAACCTTATTATAATTCTTAGGATTCAAGAAAAAATCCCTTACAGATAAGTTTTTATCCCTCTCAGGTAAGTTTTATTTGGGTAAAAAAATATATTACATTTTTAATAACTCGGGAACAAAGCCACTAACCAACTGAGATACAAATAATTGAAACTTCCTGAGATTAAAAAAAATACTTTCTAAATTGTAAAGTAAAAAGTACATCAAAATTATTCCTAAGGGGTTAAAAAGTACGGTTTTACCCCAGCTAATTTAAAATAATTGTATTTATATTTGTTTTATAATAGTTTGTTTTGTTGTAACTTGTCTCACTTTACAAGAAAGGCATTTCTCTCTTAAATGAATTAAATTAATACAAATAATTAATAATAATACGTATATTTAAATTTAAATAAGTTATGAAATTTTCGAAACCCCCAAATTTTAAAATACTTTGAAAGACCTTATAGAAAACGAATACGCGAAGTTTTGGACAGAAAAAGACATCCTTTATTTTGTTTATAAAAAAGGAATCTCTATTGACCTGTCTGCAGCCATGAAAGTTGTAGAAGACCGACTTTTATTGCAACAAGGTAAAGCATTTCTAATCTTTTGTGATATGAGAGGTGTTAAAAGCGTAAATAAAAGTGCAAGGGACTACTTGGCCATAGAAGGTTCGGTCTTAATCAAAGCTGTTGCTTTATTAGTCAACAACCCATTGACCAATACCATATCTGGTTTTTATATTAAAACTAGTAATCCCGCTATCACGACCCAGGTCTTTACTAAAGAGGAAGAAGCTTTAGAGTTTCTAAATAACCTCAATAGTGAATAGTATATAAATTTGTAAAGCTTATACTCTCTTCCCGCTTTCAAATAAAATAGTCATTGATTTTTCCAGTTTTTAACTGTATATAAATGCATCAATAATTAAATCAACACAAAATGATGATGACATCTGTAATTTCAGTTTTATTCGTATTTTTTTAACCTAAATTTTAAAATAGTTTGATAGCCCATATAGAAATAGAAAATAAGTATGCTAAGTATTGGATTGAAGAGGACATCCTTTATTTTGTTTATAAAAAAGGAATCTCTATTGACCTGTCTGTAGCCATGAAAGTTGTAGAAGACCGACTTTCATTGCAACAAGGCAGGGAGTTTTTAATCTTTTGTGACGCCAGAGGCATTAAAAGCTTAAATAAAAAAGCAAGAGACTACTTTGCACTTGAAGGCTCAGTACTGATGAAAGCTGTGGCAATATTGGTCAATAATCCATTAAACAATGCCATCTTAAATTTTTATATTAAAACCAGTAACCCCACTATCAAGATTCAGACGTTTTTCGAAAAAGAGGAAGCTCTAGAATTTCTAAACAATCATAGATAGTTTTGACCAACGTGGATGTATATCCCTCTTATTTTTCTTGTTAAAAATAATATTAAATCTATTGAACATTAAATAAACCTAAATGTAGTAATCATGATCGATGATGAAACTAATAAGGAAAGAATAAAACAAATCCATACCATGCTTATGGAGTTTGCCAGTGGAAATTTCGCTTACAATATTGAAAGATCCAACTTGGATGATGATATTGAAGCTCTTATAGCGCTGGTCAACATGACCTTTCAGGAAATAAAATCCTCTTTTATCCATCAAGGTTATGCAAACCTAAATGAAACTTATAAGCATTTGGTTCAAATGTTCTTTGTGTTAGATCTGGAAGACACTATTATTGCTTTTAATTCTCGTATAAAACAAATGCTGTTTTTTGATGATCATGAGTTACAAGAAAAAGCATTTTCTACATTTCTAACTCAAGACTCAAAATTAGCTTGGAATGGTTTGAAATCTAAGTTAGCTCATACAAACCTAGATGCTCATGAGGAATTTATTGTACTATCCTTTAAAACCAAACAACAGTTAATTCTAACAACAAATTGCCTGGTAAGTAAATTTGTTGATCAGGTCAATCAATCGGAAAGAATCGTGATTACATCGATTGAAATTATTAAAAACAGTACGGAAAGGGATACTGAATTACGAAAAAAGGTGAGTTTGGGAAAAGATAAAGTAACAAAACGTCTCCAGACTGGTAATAAAAGCAAACAGTTAAACCTAAGTTTTTCTGATATTAAAAAAATCCGAGAAGTACATGACCATATTATAAACAATTTAGACAAACCACTAGCTCCATTGGTAGAATTAGCACATACCTTTGGAACCAATGAATACAAGTTAAAGTATGGATTCAAGCAATTATACGGGCAAACCGTTTTTCGCTTTTTAATAAATGAGAGACTGAGAAAAGCCAGTGTATTAATTCAGCATACGGATACGTCCATAAAAGAAGTGGCACATGTAACAGGCTTTATCAGTGCGCCCCATTTTTCTAAAGCTTTTAAGGAAAAATATGGTTTTACTCCAAGGGATTTGAGAAAACGACCCAATGACCATTTGGAATAATTAGTAAGAATTTTACATAAATTTTATTTCTTTAATGAAATAATTTTTATTTTTTTCAGTTTAAAATAGTATTAAATCTCTCGAACAATGAACTCATTTTGACTTTTAATGTTTAACCGAAAATGAGATAAAATTTGTCCAGATTAGGCACTTTTTGAAAGGCATAGCATCGCTATGGATAATAAAAGTAACGAAATAAGTGCGAATTTTAGCCATTCCTCCCGGCAGGCAGGTTTTAGGAAATAGAAAAAGTCAAAATGAGTTCAATAAATAAACCTATATATTTATGTACAACGATGAGACTAATAAGCAAAGAATAAAACAAATCCATACCATGCTTATGGAATTTGCCAGTGGAAATTTTTCATACAATATTGAAAGATCCAATTTGGATGATGATATTGAAGCCCTTACCGCACTGGTCAACATGACCTTTCAGGAAGTAAAATCCTCTTTTATCCATCAAGGTTATGCAAACCTAAATGAAACTTACAAGCACGTGGTTCAAATGTTCTTTGTATTAGATTTGGAAGACACCATTATTGCTTTTAATTCTCATATAAAACAAGTGCTGTTTTTTGATGATGATGAGTTACTAGAAGAAGTGTTTTCTACATTTCTAACTCAGGATTCAAAATTAGCCTGGAATGGTTTGAAATCTAAGTTAGCTCATACAAACCTAGATGCTCATGAGGAATTTATTGTATTATCCTTTAAAACCAAACAACAGTTAATTCTAACAGCAAATTGCCTGGTAAGTAAATTTGTTGATCCGGTCAATCAATTGGAAAGAATTGTGATTACATCTATAGATATTATTAAAAACAGTACGGAAAGGGAAACTGAATTACGAAAAATGGTGAGTTCCGGAAAGGATAAAAATAAAGCAACTAAGCACTTCCAGACCGGTAATAAAAGTAAACGGTTAAACCTAAGTTTTTCTGATATTAGAAAAATCCGAAAGGTACATGATCATATTATTAACAATTTAGATAAACCACTTGCTCCGTTGATAGAATTAGCACATATCTTTGGAACCAATGAATACAAGTTAAAGTATGGATTCAAGCAATTATACGGGCAAACCGTTTTTCGCTTTTTAATAAATGAAAGATTAAGAAAAGCCAGTATATTAATTCAACATACGGATACGTCCATAAAAGAAGTGGCACATGCAACAGGCTTTATAAGTGCGCCCCATTTTTCTAAGGCTTTCAAGGAAAAATATGGTTTTACTCCAAGGGATTTAAGAAAACAATCTGGTGATGTGTTAGGGTAGTTAGTTGTTAGGTGTTGGTTGTTGGTTGTTGGTTGTTGGTTGTTGGTTGTTGGTTGTTGGTTGTTGGTTGTTGGTTAAAATATTAAATCCCAAATGGTCACGAAGTAAAAAGTATTAAGTATTATTTACAAAGCTCTGGATTCTAGCTTCTAGCTTCTAGCTTCTAGCTTCTAGCTTCTAGCTTCTAGCTTCTAGCTTCTAGCTTCTAGCTTCTAGCTTCTAGCTTCTAGCTCAAAATACTAAATTCCAAATCAAAATAAAAAGTATTAAGTTCCGTCTTCCGTCTTCCGTCTTCCGTCTTCCGTCTTCCGTCTTCTAAATATCAAATTATCTACTGTTTACCACTAAAACCACCAACTGAACACTGAGACTGAACACTAAATACTCCATGTCTCGCTAAGAAGCAAAGGCTTGAAAATAGACTCTGGATTTCAAACCACACTTTAACAAACTGAACACTGCCTACTGCCAACTACATACTACATCCATCCTTTTCAGACAAGTTTTAATCCATTTGAGTTAAGTTTTATCTTCGATATTTGTTCTATAGTTGTTAGTTAGTTAGTTGTCTTTTCAACTTCGGTTGCGTATGGTCTCCATTATTAGGGTTTTGGAGATTAAGCGTAACTGATTTTGAAAAGAACAAAATATAAAGTATTGGACACCAAGTTCATAGCATCAATTGATAATCATATTGCTACCCATTAACCTGAGCTTGACTATTATTTTACTCAAATTCAACATGTTAACTATATCTATGTCAGATAGAACCTTTCGTCTTAGCTCAAGACAGACTAAAGTCGAGGTCTATTTAATATCTGGAAAGTCAACAACCTCTCTACTTTAATTTATCTTGAGTACTTCGACTGCACTCAGCATAAACTGGAGACAAAAGGTTCGAGAAGACAAATAGAACATATGTGCTTTTGTTTACTATAACTATAAAATGGTTGCTAACAAAACGATTTTTATTTTTAATGTAAGAACGATGTGCCATACAGATCATGTAATTAATTCATTACAAAACAATTAACTAAAATTTAAACGTGTGAAATATTGTTTTTTTGTACTAACAATGCTCTATCAAACCATATCTTTCGCACAAACGAAACCGTTTAAAATTTCCGGAACTTTAATTGCAGAATCTGATAAAACTCCTTTAGAAGCTGCAACTATTTATTTAAAACGTGTTAAGGATAGCTCATTAGTTACCTATACCATTTCAGACAAAAATGGCAAGTTTTCTTTGGAAGGCAAAACAGCAGATACCCGTTTAAACTTTTACATCTCTTATGTTGGATATCAAACCTATTATCAAACTATTCATTTAGATCAGGAATCCATTAATTTAAACACCGTTGGACTGAAAACAGATCTTAATGCATTAGAAGAAATCTTTATAAAAGTTAGCCCTCCGGTGGTCATAAAAAAAGACACTTTAAAGTTCAATGCGGCGGCTTTTAAAACTAAAAAAGATGCCAATGTTGAAGATTTATTAAAGCAACTACCAGGTGTAGACATTAATGAAGAAGGGAAAATAACTATAAATGGTAAAGAAGTGGATAACATTCTAGTCAATGGAAAACCTTTTTTCAGCAATGATCCCACTATAACGACCAGGCATTTAAGCAAAGAAATCATTGAGAACATTCAAATTACAGATACAAAAACCAAGGCCGAAGCTTTTGCCGGAGACGAAGGAGATAAAGAGAAAAAAACGATCAATCTCGTCATAAAAAAAGAAAATAATGATGGTGTTTTTGGACAAGTTGCAGCTGGTGCAGGAACCAATAAGCGTAATAAGTTTGCCGGTATGCTTAATCTTTTTGATAATGATCAGCGTATTAGTCTCCTTACAGGAGGGAACAATATCAATTCGCCCGGATTTAGTTTCGGAGGTGGCCTTACCAGCGGACAAGGCATTACAGTA from Flavivirga spongiicola encodes:
- a CDS encoding aminotransferase class I/II-fold pyridoxal phosphate-dependent enzyme, which produces MAKIKHNNFLDTVNEVFTDAKKQGVLHLYAEGDSFTGRKIRVKQKDLFHFGTTGYLGLEQDKRLKEAAMDAIYKYGTQFPLSKSYISNPLYRKLEEKVTQLYNAPVIITKNSTLGHLGVIPSVVNDGDAIILDHQVHWSVQSASNVLKTRSVPIEMIRHSHLGMLEDKIKKLSSKYKKIWYMADGVYSMYGDVAPINELMQLCNKYPQLHLYLDDVHGMSWAGRNGTGYVLSKLDELPDNVLLFGTLSKTFGASGAVAVCTDKKRYHKIKTFGGPLTFSAQLEPASVAAAIASVDIHLSPEIYMLQNELLERITLFNTLLANTDLPLVEQNNSPVFYIGTGMPITGYNFVNRLMKEGFFVNLGIFPAVPVKNTGVRITISRHNQAEEIKSLVDAMVYHYPKALEETYTTPDKVRIAFKLPILNEVPKKQIVEEFCIGYENTIQHIDKDEWNNLMGKQGAFDWDGLLFLENVFTKNERDENNWDFHYIIIKDEMNTPILATFFTYALWKEDMLAPISVSIKLEKIRKNDPYYLTSKVLGMGSPFTEGEHLYLDKSHPHWKLAMKQMLDKIEDLEQQCNSNWLVLRDFEHDDELSQLFHQQGFIKTVMPDSCQILDLYWKTMDEYPESLSTRSRKHFKKDIKPYEDHFKVVYNDGPNRKQIDQFYELYNNVNKHNLALNMFPLPKKLFTMMSQHPNWEFLTLYLKEAFNEGNSHVPVGVMFCYKNMGETYTPAFIGMNYNYTDEHQIYRQLLYQTIKRATKLGFKKIDFGMTASFEKKKVGATIIPKAAYIQAKDNFSIELMGVMENN
- a CDS encoding DUF7793 family protein — translated: MKDLIENEYAKFWTEKDILYFVYKKGISIDLSAAMKVVEDRLLLQQGKAFLIFCDMRGVKSVNKSARDYLAIEGSVLIKAVALLVNNPLTNTISGFYIKTSNPAITTQVFTKEEEALEFLNNLNSE
- a CDS encoding DUF7793 family protein, with the protein product MIAHIEIENKYAKYWIEEDILYFVYKKGISIDLSVAMKVVEDRLSLQQGREFLIFCDARGIKSLNKKARDYFALEGSVLMKAVAILVNNPLNNAILNFYIKTSNPTIKIQTFFEKEEALEFLNNHR
- a CDS encoding helix-turn-helix domain-containing protein; the protein is MIDDETNKERIKQIHTMLMEFASGNFAYNIERSNLDDDIEALIALVNMTFQEIKSSFIHQGYANLNETYKHLVQMFFVLDLEDTIIAFNSRIKQMLFFDDHELQEKAFSTFLTQDSKLAWNGLKSKLAHTNLDAHEEFIVLSFKTKQQLILTTNCLVSKFVDQVNQSERIVITSIEIIKNSTERDTELRKKVSLGKDKVTKRLQTGNKSKQLNLSFSDIKKIREVHDHIINNLDKPLAPLVELAHTFGTNEYKLKYGFKQLYGQTVFRFLINERLRKASVLIQHTDTSIKEVAHVTGFISAPHFSKAFKEKYGFTPRDLRKRPNDHLE
- a CDS encoding helix-turn-helix domain-containing protein, with translation MYNDETNKQRIKQIHTMLMEFASGNFSYNIERSNLDDDIEALTALVNMTFQEVKSSFIHQGYANLNETYKHVVQMFFVLDLEDTIIAFNSHIKQVLFFDDDELLEEVFSTFLTQDSKLAWNGLKSKLAHTNLDAHEEFIVLSFKTKQQLILTANCLVSKFVDPVNQLERIVITSIDIIKNSTERETELRKMVSSGKDKNKATKHFQTGNKSKRLNLSFSDIRKIRKVHDHIINNLDKPLAPLIELAHIFGTNEYKLKYGFKQLYGQTVFRFLINERLRKASILIQHTDTSIKEVAHATGFISAPHFSKAFKEKYGFTPRDLRKQSGDVLG